One Pseudomonas abieticivorans genomic region harbors:
- the lspA gene encoding signal peptidase II, translated as MPNPAAGRFGRLGWLWVSVLVLVLDQVSKFYFQGTLSLYQQIVVIPDYFSWTLAYNTGAAFSFLADSSGWQRWLFALIAVVVSAVLLVWLKRLGRNENWLAVALVLVLGGALGNLYDRIVLGHVIDFILVHWQNRWYFPAFNLADSAITVGAIMLALDMFKAKKPGEVVND; from the coding sequence ATGCCTAATCCTGCTGCCGGGCGCTTCGGGCGCCTGGGCTGGCTCTGGGTGAGCGTGCTGGTCCTGGTTCTCGACCAGGTCAGCAAGTTCTATTTCCAGGGCACGCTGAGCCTGTACCAGCAGATCGTGGTCATCCCCGACTACTTCAGCTGGACCCTGGCCTACAACACCGGTGCTGCCTTCAGTTTCCTGGCAGACAGCTCCGGCTGGCAGCGCTGGCTGTTCGCCCTGATCGCCGTGGTGGTCAGCGCGGTGCTACTGGTGTGGCTCAAGCGCCTGGGGCGCAACGAAAACTGGCTGGCCGTGGCGCTGGTGCTGGTACTCGGCGGTGCGCTGGGCAACCTGTACGACCGCATCGTGCTGGGCCACGTGATCGATTTCATCCTGGTGCACTGGCAGAACCGCTGGTATTTCCCGGCGTTCAACCTGGCCGACAGCGCCATCACCGTCGGCGCAATCATGCTGGCGTTGGACATGTTCAAGGCGAAAAAGCCTGGAGAGGTCGTCAATGACTGA
- the fkpB gene encoding FKBP-type peptidyl-prolyl cis-trans isomerase — protein MTEQRIAQNTEVTLHFALHLENGDTVDSTFDKAPAVFKVGDGNLLPGFEAALFGFKAGDKRTVVVPPENAFGQPNPQNVQVMPRSSFQDMELSEGLLVIFNDAANTELPGVVKVFDDAQVTVDFNHPLAGKTLNFEVEIIEVKAL, from the coding sequence ATGACTGAGCAGCGTATCGCTCAAAACACCGAAGTCACCCTGCATTTCGCGTTGCACCTGGAAAACGGTGACACCGTCGACAGCACCTTCGACAAGGCACCTGCCGTGTTCAAAGTGGGCGACGGCAACCTGTTGCCAGGCTTCGAGGCCGCGCTGTTCGGCTTCAAGGCCGGCGACAAGCGCACCGTGGTGGTCCCGCCGGAGAACGCCTTCGGTCAGCCCAACCCACAAAACGTGCAGGTCATGCCACGCTCTTCGTTCCAGGACATGGAACTGTCGGAAGGTTTGCTGGTGATCTTCAACGATGCAGCCAATACCGAACTGCCCGGCGTGGTGAAAGTGTTCGACGACGCGCAAGTGACCGTCGACTTCAATCACCCGCTGGCCGGCAAGACCCTGAACTTCGAAGTTGAAATCATCGAGGTCAAGGCTCTCTGA
- the ispH gene encoding 4-hydroxy-3-methylbut-2-enyl diphosphate reductase, whose amino-acid sequence MQIKLANPRGFCAGVDRAIEIVNRALEVFGPPIYVRHEVVHNKFVVEDLRSRGAIFVEELDQVPDDVIVIFSAHGVSQAVRQEAAGRGLKVFDATCPLVTKVHIEVARYSRDGRECILIGHAGHPEVEGTMGQYDASNGGAIYLVEDEKDVAALDVRNPDKLAFVTQTTLSMDDTSRVIDALRSRFPNIGGPRKDDICYATQNRQDAVKQLADECDVVLVVGSPNSSNSNRLRELAERMATPAYLIDGAEDLQQSWFDGVERIGITAGASAPEVLVRGVIQQLQAWGATGADELAGREENITFSMPKELRVRSLI is encoded by the coding sequence ATGCAAATCAAACTCGCCAACCCCCGTGGCTTCTGCGCTGGCGTGGACCGGGCGATCGAAATCGTCAACCGCGCGTTGGAGGTCTTTGGGCCGCCAATCTACGTGCGCCATGAAGTGGTGCACAACAAATTCGTCGTCGAAGACCTGCGCAGCCGTGGCGCGATCTTCGTCGAAGAGCTGGACCAGGTGCCCGACGACGTCATCGTCATCTTCAGCGCCCATGGCGTTTCCCAGGCCGTACGCCAGGAAGCCGCTGGCCGTGGCCTGAAGGTGTTCGATGCGACGTGCCCGCTGGTGACCAAGGTGCACATCGAAGTGGCACGCTACAGCCGTGACGGCCGGGAGTGCATTTTGATCGGCCACGCCGGCCACCCGGAAGTGGAAGGCACCATGGGCCAGTATGACGCCAGCAACGGCGGCGCCATTTACCTGGTCGAAGACGAAAAAGACGTGGCCGCACTCGACGTGCGCAACCCCGACAAGCTCGCCTTCGTGACCCAGACCACCCTGTCGATGGACGACACCAGCCGCGTCATCGATGCCCTGCGCTCGCGCTTCCCGAACATCGGCGGCCCGCGCAAGGACGATATCTGCTACGCCACGCAAAACCGCCAGGACGCGGTCAAGCAATTGGCTGACGAATGCGACGTGGTCCTGGTAGTGGGCAGCCCAAACAGCTCCAACTCCAACCGCCTGCGCGAACTGGCCGAGCGCATGGCCACCCCGGCCTACCTGATCGACGGCGCCGAAGACCTGCAGCAAAGCTGGTTCGACGGCGTCGAGCGCATCGGCATTACCGCCGGCGCCTCTGCTCCGGAAGTACTGGTGCGCGGCGTGATCCAGCAGTTGCAGGCCTGGGGCGCGACCGGTGCCGACGAGTTGGCCGGGCGCGAGGAGAACATCACGTTTTCCATGCCTAAAGAGCTACGTGTTCGCTCGTTGATCTGA